One window of the Pseudomonas knackmussii B13 genome contains the following:
- a CDS encoding outer membrane protein OmpK: MTRTLASLLLAGGLLTAGQAMAGGEDLTPAPAVNNGPLIWHNESLTYLWGKDYKVNAPIQQTVTLESASAWTWGDIWFFVDNTRYNGKEDSQNGRYSYYGEFSPRLSFGKITGTDLSFGPIKDVLLASTYEFGEGDVESYLLGPGFDLALPGFDYFQLNFYYRKPDGNRVPSGAWQITPAWAMTFPVGNSDILFDGFMDWVVNNKSASSSERGQSDYHANLHFNPQIKYDLGKAMGYEAKHLYVGVEYDYWSDKYGIKDSQFFTTDQNTASLLVKYHF; encoded by the coding sequence ATGACTCGCACCCTCGCATCCCTGCTGCTCGCCGGCGGGCTGCTCACCGCAGGCCAGGCCATGGCCGGCGGCGAAGACCTGACCCCCGCACCGGCGGTCAACAACGGCCCGCTGATCTGGCACAACGAGAGCCTGACCTACCTGTGGGGCAAGGACTACAAGGTCAACGCGCCGATCCAGCAGACCGTCACCCTCGAGAGCGCGAGCGCCTGGACCTGGGGCGACATCTGGTTCTTCGTCGACAACACCCGCTACAACGGCAAGGAAGACAGCCAGAACGGCCGGTACAGCTACTACGGCGAGTTCAGCCCGCGCCTGTCGTTCGGCAAGATCACCGGCACCGACCTGTCCTTCGGCCCGATCAAGGACGTGCTGCTGGCCTCCACCTACGAGTTCGGCGAAGGCGACGTCGAGTCCTACCTGCTCGGCCCGGGCTTCGACCTGGCCCTGCCCGGCTTCGACTACTTCCAGCTGAACTTCTACTACCGCAAGCCCGACGGCAACCGCGTACCGTCCGGCGCCTGGCAGATCACCCCGGCGTGGGCCATGACCTTCCCGGTCGGCAACTCCGACATCCTCTTCGACGGCTTCATGGACTGGGTCGTCAACAACAAGAGCGCCAGCTCCAGCGAGCGCGGCCAGAGCGACTACCACGCCAACCTGCACTTCAACCCGCAGATCAAGTACGACCTGGGCAAGGCCATGGGCTACGAGGCCAAGCACCTGTACGTCGGTGTCGAGTACGACTACTGGTCCGACAAGTACGGCATCAAGGACTCGCAGTTCTTCACCACCGACCAGAACACCGCCAGCCTGCTGGTCAAGTACCACTTCTGA
- a CDS encoding TetR/AcrR family transcriptional regulator, giving the protein MTFPVPAHLADGQERPAGRIRQKNEETILAAAEEEFARHGFKGTSMNAIALRADLPKANLHYYFSNKLGLYTAVLANILELWDSTFNHLTADDDPAIALAGYIRAKMEFSRRYPQASRIFAMEIISGGECLSSHFNQDYRSWFRGRAAVFEAWIAAGKMDPVDPVNLIFLLWGSTQHYADFATQIAFVTGRKRMSKQDYADAADNLIQIILKGCGLTPPPKA; this is encoded by the coding sequence ATGACCTTCCCAGTGCCAGCCCACCTCGCCGACGGCCAGGAACGCCCCGCCGGCCGCATTCGCCAGAAGAACGAGGAAACCATCCTCGCCGCCGCCGAAGAAGAATTCGCCCGCCACGGCTTCAAGGGCACCAGCATGAATGCCATCGCGCTGCGCGCCGACCTGCCCAAGGCCAACCTGCACTACTACTTCAGCAACAAGCTGGGGCTGTACACCGCGGTGCTCGCGAACATCCTCGAATTGTGGGACAGCACCTTCAACCACCTCACCGCCGACGACGACCCGGCCATCGCCCTGGCCGGCTACATCCGCGCCAAGATGGAATTCTCCCGGCGCTACCCGCAGGCCTCGCGGATCTTTGCCATGGAGATCATCAGCGGCGGCGAATGCCTGAGCAGCCACTTCAACCAGGACTATCGCAGCTGGTTCCGCGGCCGCGCCGCCGTGTTCGAGGCGTGGATCGCCGCCGGCAAGATGGACCCGGTGGACCCGGTGAACCTGATCTTCCTGCTCTGGGGCAGCACCCAGCACTACGCGGACTTCGCCACCCAGATCGCCTTCGTCACCGGACGCAAGCGCATGTCCAAGCAGGACTATGCCGACGCCGCCGACAACCTCATCCAGATCATCCTCAAGGGGTGCGGGCTGACGCCGCCGCCCAAGGCATGA
- a CDS encoding gamma-glutamyltransferase family protein — MLNFSAQEYPYASQRSLVFARRGMVATSQPLAAQIGLDMLKRGGNAVDAAVATAAALTVVEPTGCGIGGDAFALVWIKDRLYGLDASGQAPAALSIDAVRGAGHSRIPLHGWTPVTVPGCPAAWAELSARFGRLPFAELLAPAIELAEDGFPVSPVIAGLWQGGLDKFRAVRGDHPELDAWFTEFLIDGRAPRAGEIFRNPAQADTLRELAATRCESFYRGELARRIAAHAERSGGYLRADDLAGYRAQWVEPISLNYRGYDVWEIPPAGQGLVALMALNILKGFDFADRDSPDTWHRQLEAMKLAYADGRAYISQPDCMRVSVAELLSEGYAAQRRALIDERALEPHPGKPRAGGTVYLAAADGEGNLVSFIQSNYHGFGSGVVIPGTGIALQNRGAEFSLDPAHVNALAPGKKTFHTIIPGFLSKDGVPLGPFGVMGAYMQPQGHVQMVMNLVDFGLNPQAALDAPRWQWLGDKRIGIEHGAPRSLAAVLTRRGHHVEVAHDLTSYGRGQIILRDPVSGVLCGGCEPRTDSQIAAW, encoded by the coding sequence ATGCTGAATTTCTCCGCCCAGGAATACCCCTACGCCTCGCAACGTTCGCTGGTTTTCGCGCGCCGGGGCATGGTCGCCACTTCGCAGCCGCTGGCGGCGCAGATCGGCCTGGACATGCTCAAGCGCGGCGGCAACGCGGTGGACGCAGCAGTGGCCACGGCGGCAGCGCTGACGGTAGTGGAACCGACCGGCTGCGGCATTGGCGGCGATGCCTTCGCCCTGGTGTGGATCAAGGACCGCCTGTACGGCCTCGACGCCAGCGGCCAGGCGCCGGCCGCGCTGAGCATCGACGCGGTGCGCGGCGCGGGCCACTCGCGCATTCCGCTGCATGGCTGGACGCCCGTTACCGTGCCTGGCTGCCCGGCGGCCTGGGCCGAGCTGTCGGCGCGCTTCGGCCGGTTGCCTTTCGCCGAGCTGCTGGCGCCGGCCATCGAGCTGGCGGAGGACGGCTTCCCCGTCTCGCCGGTGATCGCCGGGCTGTGGCAGGGCGGGCTGGATAAATTCCGAGCAGTACGCGGTGACCACCCCGAACTGGACGCTTGGTTCACCGAATTCCTCATCGACGGCCGCGCCCCGCGCGCCGGCGAGATCTTCCGCAACCCGGCCCAGGCCGACACCCTGCGCGAACTGGCAGCGACCCGCTGCGAGAGCTTCTATCGCGGCGAACTGGCACGACGCATCGCCGCGCATGCCGAACGCAGCGGCGGCTACCTACGCGCCGACGACCTGGCTGGCTACCGGGCGCAGTGGGTCGAGCCGATCTCGCTGAACTACCGCGGCTACGACGTCTGGGAAATCCCGCCGGCCGGCCAGGGCCTGGTCGCGCTGATGGCGCTGAACATCCTCAAGGGCTTCGACTTCGCCGACCGCGACAGCCCGGACACCTGGCACCGTCAACTGGAGGCGATGAAGCTCGCCTACGCCGACGGCCGCGCCTATATCAGCCAACCGGACTGCATGCGCGTGAGCGTTGCCGAGCTGCTCAGCGAAGGCTACGCCGCACAGCGCCGCGCGCTGATCGACGAGCGCGCCCTGGAGCCGCATCCGGGCAAGCCGCGCGCCGGCGGCACCGTGTACCTGGCCGCCGCCGATGGCGAGGGCAACCTGGTCTCCTTCATCCAGAGCAACTACCACGGCTTCGGCTCCGGCGTGGTGATCCCCGGCACCGGCATCGCCCTGCAGAATCGCGGCGCCGAGTTCAGCCTCGACCCCGCGCATGTGAACGCCCTGGCGCCGGGCAAGAAGACCTTCCACACCATCATCCCCGGCTTCCTCAGCAAGGACGGCGTACCGCTCGGCCCGTTCGGCGTGATGGGCGCCTACATGCAGCCGCAAGGGCACGTGCAGATGGTGATGAACCTGGTCGATTTCGGCCTCAACCCGCAGGCGGCGCTGGACGCCCCACGCTGGCAGTGGCTGGGCGACAAGCGCATCGGCATCGAGCACGGCGCGCCGCGCAGCCTGGCGGCGGTGCTGACGCGGCGCGGTCACCACGTCGAAGTCGCACACGACCTGACCAGCTACGGGCGCGGCCAGATCATCCTCCGCGACCCCGTCAGCGGCGTGCTTTGCGGCGGCTGCGAGCCGCGCACCGACAGCCAGATCGCCGCCTGGTAA